Below is a window of Cyanobacterium stanieri LEGE 03274 DNA.
ATTATTTTACCTCAATTCTGGGTGATGAGGAGATGGGGAGTAGGGGTGATGAGGAGTAGGGGAGTGGGGGTGATGAGGTGATGGGGAGTAGGGGTGATTGATAATAGTTTAATTGTCCATTGTTGGGTATTATCAAGAGTTAATTTTCTTGGGCTACGGTGTGCCAAGCAAGGGCATAATTTTGGTTAGGCTGATTAACTTGATTCTGAAAACGGACTTTGATATGATATTCTGCGGTTTTAGGAATAGGGCAGAAAATATGTTCTACGCTATCAACCTGACTAACCGATGAGCAAATAATTTGATTATCCTTAGAGACTAAATATAAATCTAAATTATTTAAACCTTGATCGATAAATCTTTCGCCAATGTCATAAATTTGATTATTGTTGTTATCTGTTAATTCTACTAGACGATTCCATGTTAGGGTGATGGAAACAAAACTACCTTCGCGCAGGGGTTTTTTTAACTGATAACGATGATAATTATTAACTGACAAGGTGTCATAATTCCAACCCATTATATCTACGGATTCTTGGGGTTTCCATTGCCCTGCCATTAGTTGTTGATATGCTCGATATACATTTAGATGCCCTGTGCCCATTTCCATACTCAGGGGAATGGCAGGATTACGATAAGCATTAGTTTGTAACCATGTTCTATTTTTTTGGGTTAAAACCGTACGAGACATCCCTAGAAAGTCTCCGTTGCCGTAGTCTTCTATTTTTTCGGCTGAGTTTAATAGGATGGCTTTCATTACTTCCTGACGACGATAATCTAAACTCCAATTATCGATATTTTTGGCATAGGTGCGATCGCCCCCTTCCTGTAAAAGCGCTACTGCCCCTGTGATATGAGGTGCGGCAAAACTACTTCCTTGAATATTTTGTAACTCTCCTTCGGTGTTATAGGCTCGAATATTATTCCCGGGTGCTAGTAGGGAAATGGCACCCCTACCGCCAACATTAATTTCATTCCTAATTAATGATTTATCGACATCGTCGGTGGAGACGCTTAAATTGGCAAAATCTACTTTACGAAAAACCCCATTTACTGTGGTGCTATAGGCGGTGGTAATACCGTTATAATGGTCTGTGGGAATGGAAATTCCTCCTTTACCTTGATTTCCTGCCACTACGTATAAAACATTATGAACCCTCGCAGACCAATCGAGACATTGGGTAAATAATGCGTTACCATCTAGTAGGGGTAAAGGGCGATCGTCCCTTAACAAAGATTCCCCAAAACTAAGATTAATAGCCCTCACATCACCGTTATTTTGTAGGGCAATATGTTGGCTGGTTAAGCATTCTTCTGGTTGGGCGTTTCTTTGTAAAAAACCAATGGCTCCGGAGTAGAGATTAGCTAGGGGTGCAACCCCAGAAAAGCCTTTTTCATTACTTACCATCACCGATGCCACCATAAAGGCGTGACTATCAACGTATTGATTGGGCATCACTAGGGTATCACGAAAAAATAAACCCCTTAAGGGAAGACGACGATGAAACGGTGGTAATTTATCTAATCCAAACTGCATGGGGCGGCCTATTTCCACTTGCCCAATGGCGATTTTTCTTCCCTTTAAATTGTAGGGGGCTTGGTGGAGTTTTGTGGCTTCGATACCGACTTCTGATAAAGATTGATTTAATCCCCTCACAGGAAAACAAAATAAAGAGGGTAGAATCCCCCATGTCAAGGCAATTAAAATTCGCTTCATTAAATTGTTAAGGGGTAGCTAAAACTATATAAAATTTGAAAAAATATCTTTCATCAAAGATTGATTTTAATGTTTATTTTTAATAATGTCTATATGACTTCTGTTAATTGATACAGGATGGAGGCACTTCCAAATTATTTTCTTCCATCAAAGGGCGATCGCCCATAATCGTGGTAGGATTTCCATCGGCTACTATTTTTCCTTGGTTTAACACTAAGGTGCGATCGCACACTTCCTTTATCAATTCTAAGTCATGGGAGGAAATGATCATGGTTTGCTCGGAAGATTGCAAAAAATTAATTAATCGGCGTCTTGCTTTTAAATCCAGATTCGCACTCGGTTCGTCATATAATATTACCTTAGGTTGCATAATAAGTACAGAGGCGATCGCCACCATACACTTTTCCCCCCCCGATAACTCATAGGAAAAACGATTTAATAAATTTTCAACCCCCGTAACACTCAAAACATCCTGCAAACGCTTTTCTATTTCTTGAGGAGATAAACCCAAATTTTCTGCTCCAAAAATAATATCATCCCTAACCTGTAAACAAAACAATTGATCATCAGGATTTTGGAAAATGAAACCAATTTCAGGGTAAAATTTTCCTTTTTCTATCTTCTTATTAAACAAAAAAATATCCCCTCCCCCCAACGGCAATAAACCACAGATAGCAGAAAATAAAGTAGTTTTTCCCGAACCATTTGCCCCTAATAAACCTACTTTTTCACCCTGATAAATTTTAAAACTAAGATTATTAAAAATTATTCTTTCATTATACTTAAAACATAAATCATTAATAGATAAAACTACCATATCTCAAAATATATAAAACAGAAAAAATTATAATCAATTATGCTATGATAACCGCAATCGATCGCACCTACTGAATATCAATAAATAATCGCAATGAGGAGAATCAGTTATTATCAATGGGAACAAATTAGAGAAGAAATAATCCTTCTATCAATTCAATGGTATATCTTCTATTCATTAAGCTATAACGAATTACAAGAAATCATGGCACAAAGAGGATTCGCCATCGATAATACCACTATTAATCAACTAACCCAAGATTATTCAGTGATGGCACAAAAAAGGTGGCAAAAAACCCAGAAAAGACGCAATAAAGGATGGAGACTCGTAGAAATTCCCTTCAAAATTAACCATCGTCGTAAATATCTTTACCGTGCCATTGATGCCCAGGGTAACACTTTAGATTTTATGATTTCTGTCCAACAAAACAAAAAAAATGCTCGTCTTTTTTTCCAGAAAACTATCTCTCAAGATTTAGAAAATAGAGATAAAAATAAACTTAAACAACCTTCTAAAACTAACCCAAAAAATAATTTTTCTTCGGCTCTTATTTCTATATTATTATTAATTTTAGTGGGATATATTATTCTCGATAATGTGACCATCGATGTTAAACAAATACCAGAAAACATTGAAAATAATTCTAATAATTAATTTCTGAATAAATGTTAAATAAAATAACCAATCCTCTTAGTTACTTAAAAACAGCCCCTAATAAATTTTTCTTTGCTCTTTTTAACTTACCCTTTGTTTATAACTTAGGAATAATATTTATCATTATTTTTTTATTTCAACAATGGATTAAAGAATATCATCAGATTGTTACAAAAATTGAAAGTAAACTATTATTATTGCTCAGTATTTTCTTTATTATTTCTAGTATTTTTGCCGAAAATTCCCTAGATTCTTGGTTAGGATTAGCTAATTTTTTACCCTTTTTCGCTCTTTTTTTAGCCACTCAAAGTTTAATTAAAACTCCTAAACAATTAACTATCTCAGCTTTTTTATTAAGTGTTACTTCAATTTTTATTGTTAGCATCGGACTAGGACAACTTTTTGTTAATTGGCATATAGCTGGGTTATTTCGTTCAATTATAGGATGGCGAATTATTCTTAATGGTTCTCCCCCTGAAAGAATGTCAGCAATTTTTATTCATGCTAATTTATTAAGTCTTTTTCTCTGTACCAGTTTAACTTTTTGTACGGGTTTATTAATAGCAAATCAACCTAGATTTAAAATAAATATATCTAAGAATAAGTCATTTTATAAAATTAAACAACAACTTTTAAATATAGTTAATAACTATCGAAATATTCGTTACTTTCTGATTTTAACTATACTTTTTGACCTAATAGGTATTTATTTAACTAATTCTCGTGTAGGTTGGATTATAACTATTTTTATTTTAATTAGTTTTTCTATCTATTGTCATTGGTACAAAATATTACAACTAATCACATTGATGGGAATAATCGTTGGTTGGGCATCCTTTGGAAATCTACCAGGACAATCGATAATGCGTCAAATTGTTCCTTCTTCTATTTGGTTAAGATTATCAGATCAAATGTTCCCCGATCGCCCCTTAGAAACCCTTAGAATCACCCAATGGCAATTTGCAATGGAGATGACGGGCGATCGCCCCTTATGGGGTTGGGGACTGAGAAACTTTGATTATTTATACCATCAAACCTATGATATATATATCGGACATCCCCATAATTTATTCTTGATGTTAGGGGCAGAAACAGGATTAATAGGATTAATATTAACCTGTATTTTTGTGGGCTTAATTATTATTAAAACCATCAAAAGTTTAACGATAATAAAACATAACAAAAAAGATGCCATTATCCTCTTTACCTATCTAATAAGTTTTGGAAATTATCTCCTTTTTAATTTACCAGATAGCAGTATTTTTGACCTAAGATTAAACCTCATCGGTTGGATAATTCTTGGTAGCATGGCAGGAGTTAGTAACCAAATTAACCACGGGAGTTATAATCTGCGATCGCAAGACGAATTTGTTCAAGACGACGACGATTAACCCCCAAATCAGACTCCCCAAGACGGGAAGCCGAGCGCACCTCAATCACTGACTTATCTTCAGGAAAATAAAACTCCCCATCATCCACAAAACCCATAATCTTACTGCGAGACTCCGTGCGAATATAATCCTCAGTCTCCTCCACAACAACAGTATTAGGCACTACCGACAAAACCTTTAACAGAGTATCCTTTGCCGTCGCCCTATCCGAATCATAATCCATGGGCTTAATATAATGGGTTTCATCCGCCGATTCATTACTCACCACACAATTAGGAGTCTGAGGGCAAGAAGTGAGATGCCCCCGGGAAACCCCTAAATTTTGGGGTACAGCCCCTTCAAAATGAAAAATAGAGGCAAAAGGACTATACAAGGAAAAAAATACAATTAAAGAACTTAAAAAACCAGTTAATGCAACCATTATTTATGAGTAAGTAATTTACACATCAAATTTTAACAACAATACCCCCTCATATTAACAATCTTCTCCATTTGCCATTATGCGGACATAAAAAGGTTGGCATTGCTAATTTTGAGTATGAAACATGATTGAATTACAGTAAATGTATAGTATTAAAACTATTATTACTATTGCCCATTGCCAAACTAAACTAAAAATAATACCTTAATTCAGCAACGCCAAAAGGTTAATTGTTTGATCATCCTCGATTTGGTTTAATATGCTAGTGATAGTACATAAAAGGTTAAAACCATGACTAATGCAGACTTAATGGGAGAAGAATCTACAATGGAAGATAATTTAATGATGGATAGTTATCAGGTTAATCACAAGGATGAGATTGAAACGGTAATCTATAGTTTGGAAGAAAATGACAGCGCCATGGTGCTGAAAAATGATGATGGTTATTTGTGGAAATTTCAATATGGTAGCGTAGAAGTTTTTGTCCAATTGACGGGGGAAAGTGACGATGACTTGTTAACGGTGTGGTCCGTGGTTTTACCCTTACCTGCCAAAAATGAGTCAATGTTGATGAGGAAGTTATTAGAAATGAATTGGAGTGGTACGTTTGAAACTTGTTTTAGTATTTTTAATGAACAAATAGTGGTTTCTGCCCAGCGCACCATAGCCGATCTTTATCCCAGTGAAATTTCCCGTATCATTACTTTAGTGGCTACCATTGCCGATGATAATGACGATGATTTGTTAGCAGAGTATGGAAATAGTTGACGATTGGCTTTTAAAGGGTAGAAAATAGTTTAAGTATATTGATCGTTTTGCGATGGATATATGTAGTTTTTATTAATTGTCAATTATTTTATTGTGAACTCTTTTGCACTAGAAGAATTTACGAAAAGGTATCGTCAGGGTAAGTCTGCTTTTGAGTGTGGACAATATCGCCAAAGTGTTAAATATTTGGAGGATGCTTGTAAGTTAGTAACCCTCAATAGTCGTCTGGGGGGTGAGGTGCAAATGTGGTTGGTTAATGCTTATCAGGCGGTGGGTGATGGTGAAAGTGCGATCGCCCTTTGCCAAAATTTATGTATCCATCCCCATACCGATACCAAAATTCAAGCACAACGGTTATTATACATTCTCAAAGCCCCTGAGTTACAACGCCCCAAAGAATGGATGACAGAAATTCCCGACTTTAATGGGGAATCTCGTTTACCTGTTAATCGCCGTGTCAGTAACCCCCGTAAAATCGAGCCTAAACGACAAATCGAATTGGTGGATTTAAGCACCGTTAACACCAAGGATAATCAATTTTTGTGGGTTAGTTTAATTATATCCCTGGGGGCGATCGTCTCTTTATTTATACTTTGACAACCCCTACATTAATGTTAATTATATTTTTGGTCAAAAGATGATTATTTTTGTATATTTTTTGACCGTTATAATATACCCAAACTTTTGATATTTGTAATTTTTTATTTATAAAAATCCACCCTAACTATTTCTTAAATTAATTAAATCAATTAATTGGTCAAAGGCAATGGGACGACTGAATAAATAACCCTGAAAAAAATCACAATCATTATTCGCTAAAAAATTTAATTCCCCCGGGGTTTCTACCCCCTCCGCAACCACCTTTAAATTTAATTGATGAGCCATTTGGATTAAACATCGAACAATACTGGCATTTTTATAATTAGCATCAATATTTTTAATAAAATCTCGATCAATTTTTAAAGTATCAAAATTAAAATGTTGTAAATATCCTAAAGAAGAATAACCTTTACCAAAATCATCAATGGCAATTTTTAATCCTGCAGACTTAAGTTTATTTAACTTTTTAACCGCCAAGGAAGGATTTTTAACCAATAAACTTTCTGTTAACTCTATTTCTAAATAATGGGGATTAAAATAATTATCAGCTAATATCTTAAATATTTTTTGTTCCAATAACTTATCATTAAATTGACGGGGAGAAAAGTTAACAGATACCTCTAGTTTTTTTGGATATTTTTTCTCAAGAATTTTGAAATGTTCACAAGTCTTATTTAAAACCCATTCTCCAATTTTATCAATTAAGCCAATTTGTTCAGCAATAGGAATAAAAATCGCAGGGGAAACATTATTATGGGTATCATTATTCCATCGTAAAAGGGCTTCAACCCCGACGATTTTATTACTTTTAATATCTACCTTCGGTTGATAAAAAACCTCAAATTCTTCTTTTTCCAAAGCATCATGTAATTTACTTTCTAAAGATACTTCATTTTTATTATTAGTATGAAATGCAGGGGAATAAACCTCATATTGATTTAAACCTAAACCATTATTTTCCTTTACTACAGCCTTTGCATTATTTAATAATTCGTTAATTGAGTCTCCTTGAATGGGATAAAAACTTATACCAATATTAAAATCTATGTAAATTTTTTCTTTTTTATAAATAAGAGGAGGGGTGATTTTTTCTAATAAAGTTTCTGCTAAATCAATGGCACTTTGACGATGTCTGATGGGTTCAGTAATTACACAAAATTCGTAATGCTCTAGTTTTGCGATGATAACATCTTCCCCTAAATTAGCTTTTAATCTGCGTACCACCGCTTTAAATAAAGAATTAGAAACATCAATGCCTAATTCATCTCGGATTAAATTAAAACGACTAAAATCAAGGTAAAAAATAGGAATTAAAGAAGGAATAGTTTCTTCATAATTATCAGCATTGGCGTTAATTTGTTGATAAAAGACTTCTAAAATGGCGTTAAAATTTTCGACTAATGATAGTTGATTTGGTAATTGGGTAAGACTATCATATTTACTTATGGCGTCTAATTTTTGTTGTTGTTCTATTAACTTTAATTCTCTATCGAGAATTTGATGATATTTATTAAGGGCGATGTTAATACTTGTCTCTAAGACTTCTACTTTATATGGTTTGGCAATAAATCCGTAGGGTGAAGTTTGGATTGCTCTTTTAATGGTATCTTGATCGGTGTAGGCAGTAAGATAAATAATGGGAATAGGGTGGGAAGTTTTTCGGGTTATTTCTTCGGCAAGGGTGATGCCATCATCTTCACTTTTAATTTTAATGTCCATCAGGATGAGATTTG
It encodes the following:
- a CDS encoding S8 family serine peptidase, with amino-acid sequence MKRILIALTWGILPSLFCFPVRGLNQSLSEVGIEATKLHQAPYNLKGRKIAIGQVEIGRPMQFGLDKLPPFHRRLPLRGLFFRDTLVMPNQYVDSHAFMVASVMVSNEKGFSGVAPLANLYSGAIGFLQRNAQPEECLTSQHIALQNNGDVRAINLSFGESLLRDDRPLPLLDGNALFTQCLDWSARVHNVLYVVAGNQGKGGISIPTDHYNGITTAYSTTVNGVFRKVDFANLSVSTDDVDKSLIRNEINVGGRGAISLLAPGNNIRAYNTEGELQNIQGSSFAAPHITGAVALLQEGGDRTYAKNIDNWSLDYRRQEVMKAILLNSAEKIEDYGNGDFLGMSRTVLTQKNRTWLQTNAYRNPAIPLSMEMGTGHLNVYRAYQQLMAGQWKPQESVDIMGWNYDTLSVNNYHRYQLKKPLREGSFVSITLTWNRLVELTDNNNNQIYDIGERFIDQGLNNLDLYLVSKDNQIICSSVSQVDSVEHIFCPIPKTAEYHIKVRFQNQVNQPNQNYALAWHTVAQEN
- a CDS encoding energy-coupling factor ABC transporter ATP-binding protein; amino-acid sequence: MVVLSINDLCFKYNERIIFNNLSFKIYQGEKVGLLGANGSGKTTLFSAICGLLPLGGGDIFLFNKKIEKGKFYPEIGFIFQNPDDQLFCLQVRDDIIFGAENLGLSPQEIEKRLQDVLSVTGVENLLNRFSYELSGGEKCMVAIASVLIMQPKVILYDEPSANLDLKARRRLINFLQSSEQTMIISSHDLELIKEVCDRTLVLNQGKIVADGNPTTIMGDRPLMEENNLEVPPSCIN
- a CDS encoding DDE-type integrase/transposase/recombinase, translating into MRRISYYQWEQIREEIILLSIQWYIFYSLSYNELQEIMAQRGFAIDNTTINQLTQDYSVMAQKRWQKTQKRRNKGWRLVEIPFKINHRRKYLYRAIDAQGNTLDFMISVQQNKKNARLFFQKTISQDLENRDKNKLKQPSKTNPKNNFSSALISILLLILVGYIILDNVTIDVKQIPENIENNSNN
- a CDS encoding O-antigen ligase family protein — translated: MLNKITNPLSYLKTAPNKFFFALFNLPFVYNLGIIFIIIFLFQQWIKEYHQIVTKIESKLLLLLSIFFIISSIFAENSLDSWLGLANFLPFFALFLATQSLIKTPKQLTISAFLLSVTSIFIVSIGLGQLFVNWHIAGLFRSIIGWRIILNGSPPERMSAIFIHANLLSLFLCTSLTFCTGLLIANQPRFKINISKNKSFYKIKQQLLNIVNNYRNIRYFLILTILFDLIGIYLTNSRVGWIITIFILISFSIYCHWYKILQLITLMGIIVGWASFGNLPGQSIMRQIVPSSIWLRLSDQMFPDRPLETLRITQWQFAMEMTGDRPLWGWGLRNFDYLYHQTYDIYIGHPHNLFLMLGAETGLIGLILTCIFVGLIIIKTIKSLTIIKHNKKDAIILFTYLISFGNYLLFNLPDSSIFDLRLNLIGWIILGSMAGVSNQINHGSYNLRSQDEFVQDDDD
- a CDS encoding DUF1499 domain-containing protein, which encodes MVALTGFLSSLIVFFSLYSPFASIFHFEGAVPQNLGVSRGHLTSCPQTPNCVVSNESADETHYIKPMDYDSDRATAKDTLLKVLSVVPNTVVVEETEDYIRTESRSKIMGFVDDGEFYFPEDKSVIEVRSASRLGESDLGVNRRRLEQIRLAIADYNSRG
- a CDS encoding YbjN domain-containing protein, which produces MTNADLMGEESTMEDNLMMDSYQVNHKDEIETVIYSLEENDSAMVLKNDDGYLWKFQYGSVEVFVQLTGESDDDLLTVWSVVLPLPAKNESMLMRKLLEMNWSGTFETCFSIFNEQIVVSAQRTIADLYPSEISRIITLVATIADDNDDDLLAEYGNS
- a CDS encoding tetratricopeptide repeat protein — encoded protein: MNSFALEEFTKRYRQGKSAFECGQYRQSVKYLEDACKLVTLNSRLGGEVQMWLVNAYQAVGDGESAIALCQNLCIHPHTDTKIQAQRLLYILKAPELQRPKEWMTEIPDFNGESRLPVNRRVSNPRKIEPKRQIELVDLSTVNTKDNQFLWVSLIISLGAIVSLFIL
- a CDS encoding two-component system response regulator, translated to MTNPITIFIVEDEAIAAESLKLDLEKIGYKVVGLADNKKDALSGIYRHKPNLILMDIKIKSEDDGITLAEEITRKTSHPIPIIYLTAYTDQDTIKRAIQTSPYGFIAKPYKVEVLETSINIALNKYHQILDRELKLIEQQQKLDAISKYDSLTQLPNQLSLVENFNAILEVFYQQINANADNYEETIPSLIPIFYLDFSRFNLIRDELGIDVSNSLFKAVVRRLKANLGEDVIIAKLEHYEFCVITEPIRHRQSAIDLAETLLEKITPPLIYKKEKIYIDFNIGISFYPIQGDSINELLNNAKAVVKENNGLGLNQYEVYSPAFHTNNKNEVSLESKLHDALEKEEFEVFYQPKVDIKSNKIVGVEALLRWNNDTHNNVSPAIFIPIAEQIGLIDKIGEWVLNKTCEHFKILEKKYPKKLEVSVNFSPRQFNDKLLEQKIFKILADNYFNPHYLEIELTESLLVKNPSLAVKKLNKLKSAGLKIAIDDFGKGYSSLGYLQHFNFDTLKIDRDFIKNIDANYKNASIVRCLIQMAHQLNLKVVAEGVETPGELNFLANNDCDFFQGYLFSRPIAFDQLIDLINLRNS